From Nitrospirota bacterium, one genomic window encodes:
- a CDS encoding undecaprenyl-diphosphate phosphatase produces MNEWGPGLATILGIVEGLTEFLPVSSTGHLILVGHVLGFEGDLAASAEISIQLGAILAVIAYERHKLASMVGQAGREQQDVTAMIRTRGTTPWTTVLKKSWAAHRNLWFLLGLGLAFLPAAAIGFLTHSWIKSHLFTPQTVAASSIVGGLIILAVEARRSQVRVQQLEQVDLPSAFWIGVAQCASLLPGMSRSGSTIIGGLLVGLDRKVATEYSFFLALPTLIAATCYQMWKSRDIFRQEDYLALGVGMLVSFIVAWIVIAAFLTFVKRHTLRPFAYYRILMGIAVFYIFGF; encoded by the coding sequence ATGAACGAATGGGGTCCTGGGCTCGCGACGATTTTGGGTATCGTGGAGGGGCTGACAGAGTTTCTCCCCGTCTCTTCGACCGGCCACTTAATTCTTGTCGGCCATGTCCTAGGCTTTGAGGGAGATCTCGCGGCCAGCGCCGAGATCTCGATTCAGCTTGGCGCCATTCTGGCCGTCATCGCCTATGAACGGCACAAACTCGCCTCCATGGTCGGACAAGCCGGCCGGGAGCAACAAGATGTCACCGCCATGATCCGGACACGTGGCACAACTCCTTGGACAACCGTACTGAAAAAATCCTGGGCGGCTCACCGGAATCTCTGGTTTCTGCTTGGACTCGGCCTCGCCTTCTTACCGGCCGCTGCCATCGGCTTCCTGACCCATAGCTGGATCAAGAGCCATCTCTTTACCCCTCAAACCGTGGCGGCCTCCTCCATCGTTGGAGGGCTGATCATTCTCGCCGTCGAAGCGCGCCGCAGCCAAGTGCGGGTTCAGCAGCTCGAACAGGTGGATCTGCCGTCGGCGTTCTGGATCGGCGTGGCTCAGTGCGCCTCATTGCTCCCTGGCATGTCCCGATCGGGGTCCACGATCATTGGAGGACTCTTGGTGGGACTGGACCGGAAAGTCGCGACAGAGTACTCCTTCTTTCTCGCGCTTCCGACCCTGATCGCCGCAACCTGCTATCAAATGTGGAAATCGCGAGACATCTTCCGGCAGGAAGACTATCTGGCGCTCGGAGTCGGGATGCTCGTGTCGTTCATCGTCGCTTGGATTGTAATCGCAGCCTTCCTCACCTTCGTAAAACGCCACACCCTCCGCCCCTTCGCCTACTACCGCATTTTGATGGGCATTGCCGTCTTCTACATCTTCGGATTTTAG
- the lspA gene encoding signal peptidase II, with amino-acid sequence MQRPLRYLLLALLACTIVVTDQATKLSIVESMRLHESIPIVPDFFSLTYIRNPGAAFGLLAGSSNAFRMVFFGVTSLFALGLLGTILYRLPERDWMGQLSIAGILGGAIGNLIDRLRYGEVIDFLDVYVNSYHWPAFNVADSAISVGVVFLIIHFAFEKKDEALLPQELPPAS; translated from the coding sequence ATGCAACGGCCCCTTCGCTACCTGCTCCTGGCCTTGCTTGCGTGCACGATCGTGGTGACCGATCAGGCGACGAAACTCTCCATCGTCGAGTCGATGCGGCTGCATGAATCCATTCCGATTGTTCCCGACTTCTTCAGCCTGACCTATATTCGCAACCCCGGTGCGGCGTTCGGGTTGCTGGCCGGCAGCAGCAATGCGTTTCGTATGGTCTTTTTCGGGGTCACGTCGCTCTTCGCGCTGGGCCTCCTGGGAACGATCCTCTACCGGTTGCCGGAGAGGGATTGGATGGGGCAGCTTAGTATTGCCGGGATTCTTGGCGGGGCGATCGGGAACCTGATCGATCGATTACGCTATGGGGAAGTGATCGACTTTCTCGATGTCTATGTGAATTCCTACCATTGGCCGGCATTCAACGTCGCCGACTCGGCGATCAGCGTGGGAGTGGTCTTCTTGATCATTCACTTCGCATTTGAGAAAAAAGACGAGGCTCTATTGCCGCAAGAGCTCCCGCCCGCTTCTTAG
- the ileS gene encoding isoleucine--tRNA ligase, protein MDYKATLNLPKTDFPMKANLPQREPELLASWEQERLYEQIQEAGKGRPLYVLHDGPPYANGRIHIGHALNKILKDIIIKSKTMAGYQVPYVPGWDCHGLPIEHQVLKELGDKKKTLDTPAIRKLCREYAEKFYTIQREEFQRLGILGDWQRPYLTMNPGYEATIIREFGKFVERGGVYKGLKPVLWCTADQTALAEAEVEYEDHTSPSIYVKFPVVTSPTVLSKTFPDISFPAGIKLVSVVIWTTTPWTLPANQAVCLHGDIDYAFVQVGDEVLIVAEKLVENMAKGCKLEGARVFGVKKGKEGFEGLETQRPLTTGLSPILLGDFVTLDQGTGCVHIAPGHGMEDYILVLEHNAKASAGEKLEILAPVDNGGRFTDIVKEFAGQHVLKANPKIVEFLQANGRLLGHGTLNHSYPHCWRCKNPVIFRATEQWFVSMETNDLRKEALAEIERVRWIPAYGRDRINGMIENRPDWCLSRQRVWGVPIPGFTCIGCRSVLADPTVIEHLATLMESKGADVWFEQSAADLLPKGTACPKCGGPDFEKERDILDVWFESGVSYAAVLKPRKWWPADLYLEGSDQHRGWFHSALLAGVVTDRRAPYKAVLTHGFVLDGQGKKMSKSAGNVVAPQDVIKQSGAEILRLWVSAQDYRDDLRISPEILTHMVEAYRKIRNTCRFLLSNLYDFDPEKDRIPYEQLPELDRWALHRLSELIPRVKKSYDDFEFHTIFHALNNFCSVDLSSVYLDILKDRLYTFRADSPLRRGSQTVLFEILMAMTKLMAPVLSFTAEEIWRTLATQQGSRVGVSSVHLSTFPEVQPQWQDAEMAQRWERLLGYRTQVQGVLEGSRRDKVIGSSLEAAVELRADADVYEFLQSYHKDLTTLFIVSQVKLIASGEAKGPLAIVATKSSFGKCERCWNYRDAVGKDVSHPTLCERCVEAVQ, encoded by the coding sequence ATGGATTACAAGGCAACGCTCAATCTCCCGAAGACCGATTTCCCCATGAAGGCGAACCTGCCGCAGCGGGAGCCTGAGCTGCTGGCCTCGTGGGAGCAGGAACGTCTGTATGAACAGATCCAGGAGGCGGGGAAGGGCCGGCCGCTCTATGTTTTGCACGATGGGCCTCCCTATGCCAATGGCCGGATTCATATCGGTCACGCGCTGAACAAGATCCTCAAAGACATCATCATCAAATCCAAGACGATGGCGGGCTATCAAGTACCTTATGTGCCGGGCTGGGACTGCCATGGTTTGCCGATCGAACATCAAGTCCTCAAAGAGCTCGGCGACAAGAAGAAGACGCTGGATACTCCGGCCATTCGTAAGCTTTGTCGGGAATATGCGGAGAAGTTTTATACGATTCAGCGTGAGGAGTTTCAGCGGCTCGGTATCTTGGGCGATTGGCAACGTCCCTATCTCACGATGAATCCGGGCTATGAGGCCACGATCATTCGCGAGTTCGGGAAATTCGTGGAGCGGGGCGGCGTCTATAAGGGCCTGAAGCCGGTGCTTTGGTGCACGGCGGACCAAACTGCCCTGGCCGAGGCGGAAGTGGAATACGAGGACCATACCTCTCCCTCGATCTATGTGAAGTTCCCGGTGGTCACGTCGCCCACGGTGCTCAGCAAGACGTTCCCCGATATCTCCTTCCCCGCCGGTATCAAGCTCGTCTCCGTCGTCATCTGGACGACCACTCCCTGGACCCTCCCGGCCAATCAAGCGGTCTGTCTCCATGGGGATATCGACTATGCCTTTGTCCAGGTCGGCGACGAGGTGCTGATCGTGGCGGAGAAGCTTGTTGAGAACATGGCGAAGGGTTGCAAGCTCGAAGGGGCTCGGGTGTTCGGGGTGAAGAAGGGGAAAGAAGGATTCGAAGGGTTGGAGACGCAACGGCCCTTGACGACCGGTCTCTCGCCGATTCTGCTCGGCGACTTCGTGACGCTCGATCAGGGAACCGGCTGTGTTCATATCGCGCCGGGTCACGGCATGGAGGACTACATCCTCGTCCTGGAGCATAATGCGAAGGCGTCAGCTGGAGAAAAGTTGGAGATTCTGGCGCCGGTCGACAACGGCGGGCGCTTTACCGACATTGTGAAAGAATTTGCCGGCCAGCATGTGTTGAAGGCGAATCCGAAGATTGTGGAGTTTCTCCAGGCCAACGGGCGGTTGCTGGGCCATGGGACGTTGAACCATTCCTATCCCCATTGTTGGCGTTGCAAGAATCCCGTCATTTTCCGCGCCACCGAACAGTGGTTCGTGTCGATGGAGACGAACGATCTGCGGAAAGAAGCCTTAGCTGAGATCGAACGGGTCCGTTGGATTCCAGCCTACGGCCGTGACCGGATCAACGGGATGATCGAGAACCGTCCCGATTGGTGTCTGTCTCGACAACGTGTGTGGGGCGTGCCGATTCCAGGTTTTACCTGTATCGGGTGCCGGTCTGTGTTGGCCGATCCGACCGTGATCGAGCACCTTGCAACCTTGATGGAATCCAAAGGGGCCGACGTCTGGTTCGAGCAGTCAGCTGCCGATTTGTTGCCGAAGGGCACAGCCTGTCCGAAGTGCGGCGGGCCGGATTTCGAGAAGGAACGGGATATTCTCGACGTCTGGTTCGAGTCGGGCGTCAGTTACGCCGCGGTCTTGAAACCACGCAAGTGGTGGCCGGCGGATCTCTATCTCGAAGGGTCGGATCAGCATCGGGGCTGGTTCCACAGTGCCTTGCTGGCCGGTGTCGTCACTGATCGTCGTGCGCCCTACAAGGCTGTCCTGACCCACGGATTTGTCCTGGATGGGCAGGGCAAGAAGATGTCCAAGTCGGCGGGGAACGTCGTCGCGCCGCAGGATGTAATCAAACAGTCCGGCGCAGAAATTCTGCGCCTGTGGGTGTCGGCGCAGGACTATCGCGACGATCTCCGGATTTCTCCTGAAATCCTGACCCATATGGTCGAGGCCTATCGGAAGATCCGGAATACCTGCCGTTTCCTGCTGAGCAATCTGTACGACTTCGATCCGGAGAAGGACCGCATCCCCTATGAGCAGTTGCCAGAGCTGGATCGTTGGGCCCTGCATCGGCTGAGTGAGCTGATCCCGCGGGTCAAGAAATCCTATGACGATTTTGAGTTTCACACGATCTTCCATGCGCTCAATAATTTCTGCTCGGTGGATCTGAGTTCCGTCTATCTCGATATTCTGAAAGATCGTCTCTATACCTTCCGGGCCGATTCGCCTTTACGTCGCGGGTCGCAGACGGTGCTGTTCGAGATTCTCATGGCCATGACGAAGCTGATGGCGCCGGTGTTGAGTTTTACGGCAGAAGAGATCTGGCGAACTTTGGCCACGCAGCAGGGAAGTCGTGTTGGAGTGAGTAGTGTCCATCTGAGCACATTCCCGGAGGTTCAGCCCCAGTGGCAGGATGCTGAGATGGCCCAGCGGTGGGAGCGGCTGTTGGGCTATCGTACACAGGTGCAGGGCGTGTTGGAGGGGAGTCGTCGGGATAAAGTGATCGGTTCATCGCTGGAGGCGGCGGTGGAACTTCGAGCCGATGCTGACGTCTACGAGTTTCTTCAGTCCTATCACAAGGATTTGACCACGCTCTTCATCGTCTCGCAGGTCAAATTGATTGCCAGTGGCGAGGCCAAAGGCCCATTGGCGATTGTGGCGACGAAGTCTTCTTTCGGAAAATGCGAACGGTGCTGGAACTATCGTGACGCAGTGGGGAAGGATGTGAGTCATCCCACCCTCTGCGAGCGTTGTGTGGAGGCGGTACAGTAA
- the nadA gene encoding quinolinate synthase NadA, with amino-acid sequence MPTLSTIPRPITEYQQLSAEELFRRTVEAKRVLGDRVMILGHNYQRDEVIEHADFRGDSLLLSKLAAERSERPYIVFCGVHFMAETADILSRSKQTVILPDMAAGCSMADMAAIEQVDQCWETLGRILPVEETVMPAVYVNSAAVLKAFCGEHGGITCTSSNARAVIEWSWARREKILFFPDEHLGRNTANKMGLPREEMIVWDPFQPNGGNTREAIKRARLILWKGHCSVHQMFQPVHIDNFRKQYPDGKVIVHPECHEDVVNKADLSGSTEFIIKTVTASPAGSVWAVGTELNLVNRLKRDLTDKKVFFLSSTVCQCATMFRIDGAHLCWAMENLADGHVVNHIVVPDDEKHWAKIALDRMMAVS; translated from the coding sequence ATGCCAACATTATCAACGATTCCCAGGCCGATCACAGAGTATCAGCAATTGTCTGCGGAGGAACTGTTCCGCCGGACGGTTGAGGCGAAACGTGTGCTCGGTGACCGTGTCATGATCCTGGGCCATAATTATCAACGGGACGAAGTCATCGAGCATGCCGACTTTCGCGGGGATTCGCTTTTGCTGTCGAAGTTGGCAGCCGAGCGGTCCGAGAGGCCCTATATCGTCTTCTGCGGCGTGCACTTCATGGCTGAGACTGCCGACATCCTGAGCCGTTCCAAGCAAACGGTCATCCTCCCGGATATGGCCGCAGGCTGCTCGATGGCGGACATGGCGGCCATCGAACAGGTCGATCAATGTTGGGAGACGCTGGGACGCATCCTTCCCGTAGAAGAAACCGTCATGCCCGCGGTTTATGTGAACTCTGCTGCCGTCCTGAAAGCTTTTTGCGGCGAACATGGCGGGATTACCTGTACTTCTTCCAACGCGAGGGCGGTCATCGAATGGTCCTGGGCCAGGCGGGAAAAGATTCTCTTTTTCCCGGACGAGCATCTAGGCCGCAACACGGCCAACAAAATGGGGCTGCCGCGAGAAGAGATGATCGTCTGGGACCCCTTTCAACCTAACGGGGGCAACACCCGTGAGGCGATCAAGCGCGCGAGGCTCATTCTCTGGAAAGGCCACTGTAGCGTGCATCAGATGTTCCAGCCCGTGCACATCGACAATTTCCGCAAGCAGTACCCGGACGGGAAGGTCATCGTCCATCCGGAATGTCACGAGGATGTCGTCAATAAGGCGGACCTCTCAGGATCAACCGAGTTCATCATCAAGACTGTCACGGCGTCGCCAGCCGGGTCTGTCTGGGCTGTGGGAACGGAATTGAACCTGGTCAATCGATTGAAGCGGGATTTGACCGATAAGAAGGTGTTCTTTCTCTCCTCTACCGTATGCCAATGCGCGACGATGTTCCGGATTGATGGAGCCCATCTCTGCTGGGCGATGGAGAATCTCGCCGACGGCCATGTGGTGAACCATATCGTGGTGCCGGACGATGAGAAACATTGGGCGAAGATTGCGTTAGACCGCATGATGGCCGTCAGTTAA
- the thiC gene encoding phosphomethylpyrimidine synthase ThiC, with amino-acid sequence MSDQTIGNGSATGNGQKSAGSTLTTTPFPASRKVYVQGAQAGVKVPMREISLTPTKSMNGGLPIANEPITIYDTSGPYTDPNVKIDAKAGLAPYRRNWILGRNDVAELPDVSSLYGRLRATDPKLDELRFQHIRKPLRAKPGMNVTQIHYARKGIVTPEMEFIAIRENQSREVARELASRNGHGGGVTQHPGQSWGASIPPVITAEFVRDEIARGRAIIPANINHPESEPMIIGRNFLVKINSNIGNSAVASSIEEEVEKMIWSIRWGADTVMDLSTGKNIHETREWIIRNSPVPIGTVPIYQALEKVGGKAEDLTWELFRDTLIEQAEQGVDYFTIHAGVRLAYVPMTAKRMTGIVSRGGAIHAKWCLAHHEENFTYTHFEEICEIMKAYDVSFSLGDGLRPGSIADANDEAQFAELETLGELTKIAWKHDVQVMIEGPGHVPMHMIQVNMEKQLKACQEAPFYTLGPLTTDIAPGYDHITSGIGAAMIGWFGCAMLCYVTPKEHLGLPDREDVKTGVITYKIAAHAADLAKGHPGAQIRDNALSKARFEFRWEDQFNLSLDPDTAKLFHDETLPDNAAKVSHFCSMCGPHFCSMKITQDVRDYAAQLQVDEHKAIQIGMKEKAEEFKKTGSEIYR; translated from the coding sequence ATGAGCGACCAGACAATCGGCAATGGATCTGCCACTGGGAACGGACAGAAGTCCGCCGGATCGACCTTGACGACCACGCCCTTTCCTGCCTCGCGAAAAGTCTACGTGCAGGGAGCACAGGCCGGCGTAAAGGTCCCGATGAGAGAGATCAGCCTGACCCCCACCAAATCGATGAATGGGGGCCTGCCCATCGCCAATGAACCGATCACGATCTACGACACTTCAGGCCCCTACACTGATCCAAACGTCAAAATCGACGCCAAGGCAGGTTTGGCTCCCTACCGCAGAAACTGGATCCTCGGCAGAAACGATGTGGCCGAGCTCCCAGATGTCTCGTCGCTGTATGGCCGCCTGCGCGCGACCGATCCCAAGCTGGACGAACTCCGGTTTCAGCACATTCGCAAGCCGCTGCGAGCCAAACCCGGCATGAACGTGACCCAAATCCACTACGCCAGAAAAGGCATCGTCACACCGGAAATGGAGTTCATCGCGATCCGGGAGAACCAATCCCGCGAAGTAGCGCGCGAACTGGCCTCGCGGAACGGACATGGCGGCGGGGTTACCCAACACCCGGGCCAATCGTGGGGTGCGAGCATCCCCCCCGTCATCACGGCAGAATTTGTCCGCGATGAAATCGCCCGTGGCCGCGCGATCATCCCGGCCAACATCAACCATCCGGAAAGCGAACCGATGATCATCGGCCGCAACTTCCTGGTGAAGATCAATTCCAACATCGGCAACTCTGCCGTCGCCTCCTCCATCGAAGAAGAAGTCGAAAAGATGATCTGGTCCATTCGCTGGGGCGCCGACACGGTGATGGACCTCTCCACCGGCAAAAACATCCACGAAACCCGCGAGTGGATCATTCGCAATTCGCCGGTGCCCATCGGCACCGTGCCGATCTATCAAGCGCTGGAAAAAGTCGGGGGCAAGGCCGAAGACCTGACATGGGAACTGTTTCGCGACACCTTGATCGAACAGGCCGAACAAGGCGTCGACTACTTCACCATCCATGCCGGTGTGCGCTTGGCTTACGTGCCGATGACCGCCAAACGTATGACTGGCATCGTGTCTCGCGGCGGAGCGATCCATGCGAAGTGGTGTCTGGCTCATCACGAAGAAAACTTCACCTACACCCACTTCGAAGAAATCTGCGAGATCATGAAGGCCTACGACGTGTCGTTCAGCTTGGGCGATGGGTTGCGCCCTGGCTCCATTGCGGATGCCAACGATGAGGCACAGTTTGCCGAACTCGAGACCCTGGGTGAACTGACCAAGATTGCCTGGAAGCATGATGTCCAAGTCATGATCGAAGGCCCGGGCCATGTGCCCATGCACATGATCCAGGTCAACATGGAAAAGCAATTGAAGGCCTGCCAGGAAGCGCCTTTCTACACGTTGGGGCCTCTCACGACCGATATCGCACCGGGCTACGACCACATCACCTCCGGCATCGGAGCCGCCATGATCGGCTGGTTCGGCTGTGCGATGCTCTGTTATGTAACGCCCAAGGAACACCTGGGCCTCCCCGACCGTGAAGATGTGAAGACCGGCGTCATTACCTACAAGATCGCCGCTCACGCAGCGGATCTCGCCAAGGGCCATCCGGGCGCGCAGATCAGAGACAACGCGCTCTCCAAGGCCCGCTTCGAGTTCCGGTGGGAAGACCAGTTCAATCTATCGCTCGATCCGGACACGGCCAAACTCTTCCACGACGAAACCTTGCCGGACAATGCCGCGAAGGTCTCGCACTTCTGCTCGATGTGCGGGCCGCATTTCTGCTCGATGAAGATTACGCAGGATGTCCGGGACTATGCCGCGCAACTACAAGTCGACGAACACAAAGCGATTCAAATCGGCATGAAAGAAAAAGCAGAAGAATTTAAAAAAACCGGCTCCGAGATTTATCGATAA
- a CDS encoding sulfide-dependent adenosine diphosphate thiazole synthase, which yields MAKPPTPAPLRERDITRQIAREYYKEFDQLIESDVIIVGAGPSGLICAHDLAAMGFKTVIVEQSLALGGGFWSGGYLMNKATICEPANEILEEIGVPCKKITECEGMYMVDPPHATGALIAAAYRGGAKIMNLTRVVDLIIRRDAVLEGVVVNSTTAEMAGHDIIHVDPIALESKIVVDATGHDAIVVELLHKRNLHKAVPGNGAMWVAQSEQEIMDRTGEVYPNCFVIGLAVAAVYGTPRMGPAFGSMLLSGRYGAELIKKKLKQE from the coding sequence ATGGCAAAGCCACCAACACCAGCCCCATTACGCGAACGAGACATTACCCGCCAGATCGCGCGGGAGTACTACAAAGAGTTCGATCAGCTCATCGAGAGCGATGTGATCATCGTCGGCGCCGGCCCTTCCGGCTTGATCTGCGCCCATGACCTGGCTGCGATGGGATTCAAGACCGTCATCGTCGAACAGAGCCTCGCCCTGGGCGGCGGTTTTTGGTCCGGTGGTTATCTGATGAACAAGGCCACCATCTGCGAACCGGCCAATGAAATCCTCGAAGAAATCGGCGTGCCCTGCAAAAAGATCACGGAATGCGAAGGCATGTATATGGTCGATCCCCCGCATGCCACCGGCGCACTAATCGCCGCGGCTTACAGAGGCGGAGCCAAGATCATGAACCTCACGCGAGTGGTCGACCTGATTATTCGGCGCGATGCGGTCCTGGAAGGGGTGGTGGTCAATAGCACGACGGCAGAAATGGCCGGCCATGACATCATCCACGTAGACCCCATTGCCCTTGAAAGCAAGATTGTCGTGGATGCCACAGGCCACGATGCCATCGTCGTAGAGCTCCTGCACAAGCGGAATCTTCACAAGGCCGTCCCCGGCAACGGAGCCATGTGGGTCGCACAGTCTGAGCAGGAAATCATGGACCGCACCGGCGAAGTCTATCCCAACTGTTTCGTGATCGGATTGGCCGTGGCAGCCGTATACGGCACGCCCCGCATGGGCCCGGCCTTCGGCTCGATGTTGCTCTCAGGTCGCTACGGCGCAGAGTTGATCAAGAAGAAGCTGAAACAAGAATAG
- a CDS encoding tetratricopeptide repeat protein: MDVQDFLIQGEGHEEDKREAWQLFQQAYERQMKGELEEAVTLYKKSIQTHPTAEAYTFLGWTYSFMGRLDDAIEECHNAIAQDPEFGNPYNDIGAYLIEKGELNEAIAWFQKALQARRYESPAFPHLNLGRVYEKKGQWTEAIDSYKKAMALNPNYALAKKALGRLISSLN; encoded by the coding sequence ATGGATGTACAAGATTTTCTAATCCAAGGCGAAGGCCACGAAGAAGATAAACGCGAAGCCTGGCAGCTGTTTCAGCAGGCCTATGAACGCCAGATGAAGGGCGAACTGGAAGAGGCCGTGACGCTCTATAAGAAATCGATTCAGACCCATCCCACGGCTGAAGCCTATACCTTTCTCGGCTGGACCTACAGCTTCATGGGGCGGCTCGATGATGCGATCGAGGAATGTCACAACGCGATCGCGCAGGACCCGGAATTCGGCAACCCCTACAATGACATCGGGGCATACCTGATCGAAAAGGGTGAATTGAACGAAGCGATCGCCTGGTTCCAGAAAGCCCTGCAGGCCAGACGGTATGAGAGCCCCGCCTTCCCCCATCTCAACCTGGGTCGCGTCTACGAGAAGAAGGGCCAATGGACCGAGGCTATCGACTCCTACAAGAAAGCCATGGCCCTCAATCCCAATTACGCGTTAGCCAAGAAAGCGCTGGGGCGGTTGATCAGTTCACTCAACTGA
- a CDS encoding histidine kinase, translating to MDQTNPKAILVGVTDIFFYTKVRDALMAKGYKIERARTQQDIADKASAMTPSAFILNMNDETLNAFQALETLKSDVNLKSIPILAFANHEEVDTFNRARTLGVTKIVSRNEFSARLKDLVEEVISGQHTAISSQLNPNTEG from the coding sequence ATGGACCAGACAAACCCAAAAGCCATCCTCGTCGGTGTCACCGACATCTTCTTTTACACCAAAGTCCGTGACGCCTTGATGGCGAAGGGCTACAAGATCGAGCGGGCCAGGACGCAGCAGGATATCGCCGACAAGGCTTCGGCCATGACCCCGTCCGCATTCATTTTGAACATGAATGACGAGACCTTGAACGCCTTTCAAGCCTTGGAGACGCTCAAATCCGACGTGAATTTGAAGTCCATCCCCATCCTGGCCTTCGCCAATCACGAAGAAGTCGATACGTTCAACCGGGCCAGAACACTGGGCGTGACCAAGATTGTCTCACGCAATGAATTCTCCGCTCGGCTGAAAGACCTGGTTGAGGAAGTAATCAGCGGTCAGCACACAGCCATCAGTAGTCAGCTGAATCCGAATACTGAAGGCTGA
- a CDS encoding aminomethyltransferase family protein: MKQSRIHDLHTTLGATFEEVAGWDMPAHYGKWVEEYQAVRQAVGLSDLSHRGKIRVTGDDRVKWLQGLISNDILPLQPGQGRYSSFLTHKGKMLGYFRVYTMADSLWVEDVGEVGEATILALKKFLLYGIKAKMENCAESWGLLLVSGPKACATVSAAFGVEMSDLKPVSAVAAQIGGHASFVLRTEETGETDLEVLLPVEALSTAWERLMEAGATYGIKAVGGQAREALRIEAGLPKAGPDLNEEIVPPEANLEGKAFSLSKGCYPGQEVVARMDTYGNVRRHLVGLVMKGSIIPPKGAKLFIGDREIGWVSSATQSPQLKGPIALAFPLRDFSAPGTTLAVEIEGIRHDATVQALPFYRHA; the protein is encoded by the coding sequence ATGAAACAGTCACGCATCCACGATCTCCACACAACGCTTGGCGCCACCTTCGAGGAAGTTGCCGGATGGGACATGCCCGCTCACTATGGTAAATGGGTCGAGGAATATCAGGCGGTCCGCCAAGCCGTCGGACTCTCAGATCTCTCCCACCGTGGCAAGATCCGCGTCACCGGCGACGATCGCGTGAAATGGCTGCAGGGACTCATCAGCAACGACATTCTTCCGCTCCAGCCAGGCCAAGGCCGCTACTCGAGCTTCCTCACACATAAGGGTAAGATGCTCGGCTACTTTCGAGTCTATACAATGGCTGACAGCCTCTGGGTAGAAGATGTCGGAGAGGTTGGCGAGGCCACCATTCTCGCACTCAAAAAATTTCTGCTCTACGGTATCAAAGCGAAGATGGAGAATTGTGCAGAATCCTGGGGGCTCTTGCTGGTCAGCGGGCCCAAAGCCTGTGCAACCGTCAGCGCCGCTTTCGGTGTCGAGATGAGCGATCTCAAGCCGGTCAGCGCCGTCGCAGCCCAGATCGGCGGCCATGCCTCGTTCGTCCTACGAACAGAAGAGACCGGAGAGACGGACCTCGAAGTATTACTGCCCGTTGAAGCCCTCAGCACGGCCTGGGAGCGGCTCATGGAAGCAGGCGCGACCTATGGCATCAAAGCCGTTGGCGGACAAGCTCGCGAGGCGCTCCGGATCGAAGCGGGCCTGCCCAAAGCGGGACCGGACCTCAATGAAGAAATCGTTCCACCGGAAGCGAACCTGGAAGGGAAAGCGTTCAGTTTGAGCAAGGGCTGCTATCCTGGGCAGGAAGTAGTCGCGCGGATGGATACCTATGGAAACGTCAGGCGGCACTTAGTCGGGTTGGTCATGAAAGGCTCGATCATCCCGCCAAAGGGAGCCAAGCTCTTCATTGGAGACCGGGAAATCGGTTGGGTCAGCAGCGCGACACAATCCCCACAGCTCAAGGGCCCGATCGCCCTGGCCTTCCCACTCCGAGACTTTTCAGCCCCCGGAACTACCCTTGCTGTCGAGATCGAGGGGATTCGCCACGACGCAACAGTGCAGGCGCTCCCCTTCTACCGTCACGCCTAA